In Deinococcus psychrotolerans, the genomic window TGTTTCAGGCCCACACGCGCGGCGATCACGCGCCGGGCCTCGGCAGCGGCATGGGGCTGTATATCGTCCGCAGCATCGTGCAGGGCTGGGGCGGTCAGGCGTGGGCCGAGCGCCGGGAAGGGCGCAACGCCTTCGTGTTCACCTTGCCGGGCGTGGCGGGCTTGGTCTGATAAGAATTCCGATCCATCAGTTATGAAATAACTGTTGACCCGACTGAAGGGAGTAGGAAAAAATACGGATTCCAGAATGGAGTTGGCTTTCGGTACTTTTCCGAAAGAGGACAGAATGACCGGAATCCGTATGAGCGGGAGTAACCTCCGAGCCGCAAGCAGACAAAGCCCTGACATCCGCCTCTTACGGTCAAGGGGATTAAAGTAGGGTCTCTAAGGAGCCGGTATGCGTGAAGTGTTGGAACAAGATTTGCAAAAAGTGCTGCGTGACGCCCTCGAAATGCTCAGTACGGTAGAGCGGATGCTGCCGATTGCCGCCGACGTGCTGCTGCATCAAAATGTCAAACGCCTTCCCGAAATTCGCTCGATTGACCGCGAAGTCGACGCGCTGGAAACCCAGATCGAAGCCGAGTGCCTGCGGATCATCGCCCTGCACCAGCCGGTCGCCCGCGATCTGCGTTTGGTGGCGCTGGTGCTCAAGAGCTTGTCGGACATCGAGCGGATGGGCGACTACGCCGTTCACGTGGCCGCCGACAGCGCGGAACTGGCGCAGGCCGCGCCTCTCAAGCGCTACGTCAACTTGGGCCGGATGCTGGAGCGCCTGCAAGAAATGAGCGTGCATCTGCGCGCGGCTATCACCGAGCGCGACGTGAAGAAGGCCAACGAAACCTTGCAGATGGACGATGAAGTCGACGACCTCTACGAGCAGACCCAGCGCGAACTCGTCACGTACATGCTCGAAGACCCGCGCAACATCTCCAAGAGCTTGACCCTGATGCGGGTGGGCCGCAGCTTGGAGCGCATCGGCGACCACATGGAAAACGTGGCCGAGCGCCTGAATTACTGGATCACCGGCCAGCGCGAAACGCAGATGCGCGACTGAAGGACTGGGGAGCGGGAATAGGGGAGTGGTCAGTAGCAACAGCGCCAAAAGCTGTTCAGCTGCTGACCACTTCCTTATCCCACCAACCACTCCCTCTGACCCGAATTCCGCTTCAATCGCTCCCCAGCCTGCCTGCTAAGCTGCGGCCATGACGCCCGTTTCACCGCCTGTTCCCGCGCCGTCCTCCCGCCTCGACGCCCTGAGTCTGGGGGCCATCTGCATCACCATTTTGTTTTGGGCTTCGGCGTTTGCGGGCATTCGGGCGGGTTTGCAGGTCTTTTCGCCGGGCCACCTGACGCTCTACCGCTTTTTGGTGGCCTCAGCCGTGCTGCTCGTCTACGCGCTCGTGACCCGAATCCCGCTGCCCAGCCGCGCCGACGCGCTGCGAATTTTTGGATTGTCGTTTTGCGGCATCACGCTGTATCACGCGCTGCTCAATTACGG contains:
- the phoU gene encoding phosphate signaling complex protein PhoU; the encoded protein is MREVLEQDLQKVLRDALEMLSTVERMLPIAADVLLHQNVKRLPEIRSIDREVDALETQIEAECLRIIALHQPVARDLRLVALVLKSLSDIERMGDYAVHVAADSAELAQAAPLKRYVNLGRMLERLQEMSVHLRAAITERDVKKANETLQMDDEVDDLYEQTQRELVTYMLEDPRNISKSLTLMRVGRSLERIGDHMENVAERLNYWITGQRETQMRD